In Banduia mediterranea, a single genomic region encodes these proteins:
- a CDS encoding DUF4168 domain-containing protein, with protein sequence MRKHLTVGIVLASLATAPLAFAQLQEPASPQSPMTQTPQVTPVSEAEIDQFVASAQDVRRINAEVQPKLKAAGDAQAQTEIKQDAAENMKAAIEDNGLSVSRYQEIYLAMQTNPEVAQKVQSQLKTQ encoded by the coding sequence ATGCGCAAGCACCTCACTGTCGGCATCGTGCTGGCGAGCCTGGCCACCGCGCCATTGGCATTTGCCCAGCTGCAGGAACCGGCGTCGCCGCAATCACCGATGACTCAGACCCCGCAGGTCACACCCGTCAGCGAGGCGGAGATCGACCAGTTCGTTGCTTCCGCACAGGACGTGCGGCGCATCAATGCCGAAGTCCAGCCGAAGCTCAAGGCCGCCGGAGACGCCCAGGCACAGACCGAAATCAAGCAGGACGCCGCCGAGAACATGAAGGCGGCGATCGAGGACAACGGACTGAGCGTGTCGCGCTATCAGGAAATCTACCTGGCCATGCAGACCAATCCCGAGGTCGCGCAGAAGGTCCAGTCGCAGCTCAAGACGCAGTAG
- the minC gene encoding septum site-determining protein MinC — MASKHAALELKGQMLSVTHIKLRAADTAAATAQLQEWARQMPDSVAGMPVVLDAAEPTDLAALLTPMREIGLQPLAVLEGPLGEAARELGLAVLDETSLGAGRAPRAAPPPPAPAAHKPARMALEPVRSGQQIYAEGADVVVVNSVSVGAEVIADGCVHVYGSLRGRAIAGARGDENARIFCRHFEAELVAVAGVYAVAEQMQGNLRGKAVQVFLDRGKLMIEKLD; from the coding sequence ATGGCTTCCAAACACGCTGCGCTTGAACTCAAGGGGCAAATGCTCTCCGTTACCCACATCAAACTGCGGGCGGCGGATACTGCGGCGGCAACGGCGCAGTTGCAGGAATGGGCGCGCCAGATGCCGGATTCGGTTGCCGGCATGCCGGTGGTGCTGGATGCCGCGGAGCCGACTGATCTTGCGGCGCTGCTGACGCCGATGCGGGAGATCGGTCTGCAACCGCTCGCGGTGCTCGAAGGTCCGCTCGGCGAGGCGGCGCGTGAACTCGGGCTGGCCGTGCTCGACGAGACCAGTCTGGGCGCCGGCCGCGCACCGCGTGCCGCACCGCCGCCGCCAGCGCCGGCCGCACACAAGCCGGCGCGCATGGCGCTGGAACCGGTGCGCTCCGGTCAGCAGATCTACGCCGAAGGCGCCGATGTGGTGGTCGTCAACAGCGTCAGCGTCGGCGCCGAGGTGATCGCCGACGGCTGCGTCCATGTCTACGGTTCTCTGCGCGGGCGCGCCATCGCTGGCGCCAGGGGTGACGAGAACGCCCGGATTTTCTGTCGGCATTTCGAAGCCGAGCTGGTGGCGGTGGCGGGTGTCTATGCCGTCGCCGAGCAGATGCAGGGTAATTTGCGCGGCAAGGCCGTGCAGGTGTTCCTGGATCGCGGCAAGCTGATGATCGAAAAGCTCGACTGA
- the minE gene encoding cell division topological specificity factor MinE produces the protein MDWLKLFRSDDKKGASASLARERLKVVVMHQREGRANGPNWLPNLREELLGVVRRYIQVADSAVQVNVQREDGCEVLEMNIVLPDKD, from the coding sequence ATGGACTGGCTGAAACTATTCCGCAGTGACGACAAGAAAGGCGCGTCCGCCTCGCTGGCGCGCGAGCGGCTCAAGGTCGTGGTCATGCACCAGCGCGAAGGCCGTGCCAACGGACCCAACTGGTTGCCGAATTTGCGCGAGGAACTGCTGGGCGTGGTTCGCCGCTATATCCAGGTGGCCGACAGCGCGGTGCAGGTCAATGTGCAGCGCGAAGACGGTTGTGAAGTTCTGGAGATGAATATCGTCTTGCCGGACAAGGATTGA
- the minD gene encoding septum site-determining protein MinD, translating to MAKIVVVTSGKGGVGKTTTSASFATGLALRGHKTVVIDFDVGLRNLDLIMGCERRVVYDFVNVIQGEATLRQALIKDKRIETLSILAASQTRDKDALSEDGVERVLKELAEEFEFIICDSPAGIEKGALMAMYFADEALVVTNPEVSSVRDSDRVLGLLSSKTRKAEKGEGRIKEHLVLTRYNPARVTKGEMLSVEDVTDILAIPLMGVIPESQAVLTSSNAGTPVIADDTSDAGQAYSDLVARFLGEDKPMRFLSADKKGLLGRLFGGA from the coding sequence GTGGCAAAAATCGTTGTAGTGACGTCCGGTAAAGGCGGCGTCGGCAAAACCACCACGAGTGCCTCGTTCGCCACCGGCCTGGCGTTGCGCGGCCACAAGACCGTGGTCATCGACTTCGACGTGGGTCTGCGCAATCTCGATCTGATCATGGGATGCGAGCGTCGCGTGGTCTATGACTTCGTCAATGTGATCCAGGGCGAGGCGACGCTGCGCCAGGCGCTGATCAAGGACAAGCGCATCGAAACCCTGTCGATCCTCGCCGCGAGCCAGACCCGCGACAAGGACGCGCTGTCCGAGGATGGCGTGGAGCGCGTGCTCAAGGAACTGGCCGAGGAATTCGAATTCATCATCTGCGATTCGCCGGCCGGCATCGAGAAAGGCGCGCTGATGGCGATGTATTTCGCCGATGAGGCCCTGGTCGTGACCAATCCGGAAGTCTCCTCGGTGCGTGACTCCGATCGCGTGCTGGGTCTGCTGTCGAGCAAGACCCGCAAGGCCGAAAAGGGCGAGGGCCGGATCAAGGAACATCTGGTGCTGACGCGCTACAACCCGGCGCGCGTCACCAAGGGTGAAATGCTGTCGGTGGAGGACGTCACCGACATTCTGGCGATTCCGCTGATGGGCGTGATCCCCGAGTCGCAGGCGGTATTGACCTCGTCGAACGCGGGAACCCCGGTGATCGCCGACGACACCTCGGACGCCGGCCAGGCCTACAGTGATCTGGTGGCCCGCTTCCTTGGCGAAGACAAGCCGATGCGGTTCCTGAGTGCCGACAAGAAGGGCTTGCTGGGTCGATTGTTTGGAGGCGCCTGA